One stretch of Malus domestica chromosome 14, GDT2T_hap1 DNA includes these proteins:
- the LOC114820912 gene encoding uncharacterized protein — MEVGVYSSSGKEHLSLTPRRKSDQDFGSRYALLKKADQEHKVITQSKATEVGGAYSVSAKENLSSNLRLRSQQEFNSRPAPQLNQKKIDQEHKAINQSKVMDGGGAYSVGAKEHLSSNPRRRSQQGFDSRPTSNQNKAQDSKANQPKVVAANKLKPVWDCGSSLYDSFELDSFKRQLDSAISCRTMSMPHLSDRRAPPPPPQPAITASSKKPSSNKLSRSIQKLLRSVFKPNTKPSNSNNSGVVFKVQDHHQANTKDGFYVVYNTTGALTTIPEMIPHEFDFGGLSPEIGAFVRRTGSERFTASRTANIGISCA, encoded by the coding sequence ATGGAGGTTGGTGTGTATAGCTCGAGCGGTAAGGAGCACCTATCCTTAACCCCGCGTCGAAAATCAGATCAAGACTTCGGCTCTCGTTATGCCCTTCTAAAGAAAGCTGATCAAGAGCACAAAGTAATAACTCAATCTAAAGCAACGGAAGTTGGAGGAGCTTATAGCGTTAGTGCTAAAGAGAATTTATCCTCAAACCTACGGCTGCGCTCACAGCAAGAGTTTAACTCTCGTCCTGCCCCTCAGCtgaatcaaaagaaaattgatcAAGAGCATAAAGCAATAAACCAATCTAAAGTAATGGACGGAGGAGGAGCTTATAGCGTTGGGGCCAAAGAGCACTTATCCTCGAACCCTCGTCGACGCTCGCAGCAAGGGTTCGACTCTCGTCCCACCTCGAATCAAAATAAAGCTCAAGACTCCAAAGCAAATCAACCCAAAGTTGTAGCAGCCAATAAGCTTAAGCCTGTATGGGATTGTGGCAGCTCACTATACGACTCGTTCGAGCTCGACTCGTTCAAACGCCAACTGGACTCGGCCATATCATGCAGAACCATGTCAATGCCTCATCTATCCGACCGCCGAGCTCCTCCTCCGCCGCCGCAACCAGCCATCACAGCCTCCAGCAAAAAACCCTCATCAAACAAGCTCTCCCGTTCGATTCAAAAGCTCCTGCGCTCTGTGTTCAAGCCTAATACCAAACCAAGTAACAGTAACAATTCTGGTGTCGTTTTTAAAGTCCAAGATCATCATCAAGCAAATACCAAGGATGGATTTTACGTTGTGTACAACACGACAGGTGCACTTACGACAATTCCAGAAATGATTCCTCACGAGTTTGATTTCGGTGGTCTCTCCCCAGAGATTGGGGCGTTCGTAAGAAGAACGGGATCAGAGCGATTTACAGCTTCGAGGACTGCTAATATTGGTATTTCATgtgcttaa